The Oscillatoria acuminata PCC 6304 genomic interval GTTCCTGTTCCCGTTTTAAGGCTTGCAGAACCCTTAACGCTTCACCACTGAGGCGCTGGGTTTGAGTAGTATAGGCGGGTAATGCTTTGGCAAATTGAAATAACGGTTTGACGACGGTGAGCAGGGTCGCGTTACGAACCCCAGACTTGTTGAGGGGTTTGCGTTTTCCCCAAATTGCCTCCAGTTCTTTAAAGACTTGCGATCGCAGTCCGACGACTTCAAAGTATTTCACCGCAAAGCGTTCGGGATATCTCACCAGGAGTTCAAAATGCTCCAATCCCAACACCGGGATAAAAGTGCCATCTTGATAAACCCCGACATCATCCGCATGGTAAAGCAACATCGCCGCCAACAACACCGGAATCGCACCTTGTTTCATCCCGTAGGGAGGTGCTTGCAAGCGCTGGTAAAGCAAGTCTAATGTTTGCTGTTGTTCTTTCGCCTCCCAGACTGTCGCGACGCCAGAATCATCTGGAGGGGGGTAAATTCCCAATTCGTCTCCGTCTTCTTGGTGAATCCCTGTCTCTGCTAATAGAGAATCATAGAGGCTAACTTCCGGGCCATATCCCTCAAATCCCAATCTTTCTAAATCGGATTTTTCCAACATGGCGGCAATGAGTTCCATTCGAGCTTTCGCACCTTGAGAAGTGAGATCGCGGCGATTAATATGTTCATTCCACAGACATAGAGTTTTGTGGTAAACGCGATCGCACACTTGAGATAGTTGTGCATTCAAGTCTCTAACGTGACGGATTGTTTCTCGTTTTCCCTGAATCCAGCAGACATTGGAATTCTCGGCTACATCAAACGCTTGACTAAGGCTTTCATCTAACAATTCCTCTGCCTGAACTAAGCGATAGCGCACTTCTCGCCGCGCTACTCCATCGCTTTGCAATTCCGATGAATGTTGAATGTGCTTGAGTGCTGCAAATTCTCGCGAGTGCATTCGCAATGTTTCCAATTTTGCCGCACAGAGCACGATTAAGGGTTTTCCATCGATCGTCTTAGTAGGGACTCGCTGAGGCAATTCTTCACTGACCCAATAGGCAATTAATCCATCGGCATCCTCGTTCAAACAAGACAGTGTTGAGAGAGTTGCCGATTCATCGAGATAGCGGCGTTCAAAATAGCGCTATGATTTTCGCGGTCTGCACAAGCTGAAATTAGAAATTGAGCAAAGGAAGATTTTCCGGTGCCATAAACGCCGGTTAAGGTCCAAGCCCGGTTAGTTTCAGGATTGGCAAATCCAGTTAAAATTCGGCGCAGTGCATCCAGCGATCGCTCGGTCAGAATATATCCGGCTAAGGCTTCGGCTCGTTCCAAATCTCGCTCGATATTAATAGAACGAGAATACCGACGATTGAGGCTGAAATAGTTAGATAATCGTTTAGTCATTGTTGTTTCCGCCTCGTCTTAAATTGTAGTACCGTTCTATAATATCCTTTGCCAAGACTTCGGGATCTTCGTTAAAAGAAAATTGAATTAATCCGGCAGATTCAGACAAAGCGACTGCCTTCCACTGACGCGCTACTCGTTCGATCGCCTCACAGACTGCACTCTCGGGCAACTTAAAGACCATCCCGGGGCTACCGCTATCATAAAGCAGGCGAGATAGGGCGATCGTGCGCTGTCCATGTCCCACCCAATCTGCATATTCCAAACAAGCGGCAACGACAATTTCTGCGGGTAAATTCCGCTTTTGATTCACGCGGAAGGTGTAATATTTGGAGTCACCGGCGGTATGAATCAATCCCAATTCTGTAAAGGGACAGTCGATGGAATCTTCACTGACTTTCGTCTGCGATCGCTGTTTGACATACATCCGCAGAATGCAGCTAACATCTTTATTAATTGAAGATTCGGCAATATTCTTTTTCAGGGTTTGTCCATAGTCAGACACTGCCAAAAACAAATCATTTTGGGAAAATTCCACCCGACGAAACTGATTAAAGGTGTAATGCCATGCCGCCGCGTCGCAGGGGGGTTTGAGCAAATTCCAGTGCAGCAACCACAGGGATGCCGGATCCTCCAAAAACGGGTCCCAGCCGTCATCTTCTAAAAGGTTGTAGCCGAATTCCGTGGGGCGATCGTCTGCCAACAGCTTAAACACTTTGCACCAGTAGCGAATCGATCGCACCATATTTTTCCCCACCCCGAGACGCACTGGCGCATCCTCGGCCAAAAATACCCCGGGATCTTCCTTCGCTTTGTCAAAACCCTTTTTCAGCCAGCCAAACCGAGGGTGAAAGGTTTCATGACGGGCAAAAACCGGATTCACGCTTTGGGGGGGGTCGATGATATGACGGTTGAGGCTGGTTTGAATCACGATGGTTTCCGGTGACGTCTGGTAAGCAAAACGATTATTATTACCCAGTCTGGGCCTGGACGATCGGCCTGAGCAATAAAATTTTACATTCTTAACTCAGGGACTGGATCACCTTGTAATGTCCATCGTCCATAGTAGCGCGCTTGAGTAAAAAGTCAACCTACCGGCTATAGAGACCCTACCATCGTCCTCCTACTCCAGAAGCGGTAGAGTTCACAGGCGAAGATTAAGGGGATTGCAAAATATAAATCATCCAACCGTTCAACTGAAAGGAAGGTATGTGTCGGAGTAAATGCGCAGGCCCCAAGGGTCCCGGGCATCGAAGCCCCTACATTGACAGGGCTACTCTGTTGATCTACGAACGAACGTTTTGGAGATTTTATTTTTTGGAGTTCCCTAACCAGACGCATTGTCAATCAGCAAAAATGGCTGAAAGCTAGAGCAGGAAAATGATTGCAGCAAAAAAAGCGAAGCCTATCCTCCCTTTTGAAAAGAGACCTAAACCCCACAGCCCCCTTCCCACCTCTCCTCGGCCCTCTCCTCTATAGAGAGGGAGGTAAGCGGAATAAATGTCTTTGCACCGAAGGGTGAGAAAGATATTTATTTCCCCCTCCCCAGCAATAAAAAAATTGGATTATTCTCCCTCTCCTCTATAAAGAGGGTATAAAGGAGAGGTTAGATCTATTTTTAAGCAAAATTGAGATGATCCCTTCCCTAGGAACAAGGAATCAACTAGAAGGACTAAGTAAAATCAGTTGCCGTTTTTGCAGACTTCTGACTCCCTCTAAATCCAATTTCCCTCCTGCCAAAATCTCTCCAACGGTTTTCGTCCCCTCCCCTTTCTGGGAATTGGCATCACAGCCTTTCATAAACTCAAACTCATCCTCGGATAAAGTCACGAGTTGATAGTTGTAATCAAATAAATGTTGTGAGGGCCATCCTTGTAAACAGAGGCTCACTTCGGGAATTGCTTTTAACAAGGCTTGGTCATTCTCCCAGTCCATTTTAACTAGGGGAGGACGGGTGAGGAAAAACTCATAATGGGTGATTTCTGGATCTAACAGTTCAATCAGTCGATATCGGGCCCGATCGCCTAACTTTTGCGCCTCTACCATCAACTCCGAATCCTGACCTAACAACCGCTCAATATCCCAATAATCCGGATTCGAGAACCCCAAAAACTCTAACCCCGATGCATCAATCAACTCAAACAACGTATCGATGTTATAGTCAATCTCTTGGGGATGTAGATACATATCGGCAAAATTGGCATCCCGGTGATTTTCCATCGACCATCGTTCTTTTTCTCGCTTCACCAAACGGTTATTTTCCGGTAATGCCGCAAACACTTTCCGCCCAATTTTAACCCCTTCTTGATAGTCACCGGATTTCTCCCCTTGCAGCAGCGCGATCGCCTGTTGCATCAGTTGAATTTCCCAGCGTCCTAACTCCGCATACACAAAAATATGCATAATTCCCCCAGGGGCCAACTTCGTCGCTAACGCCTGAATCCCCCGAATGGGATCCGGGAGGTGATGCAACACCCCGACACAATTAATATGGTCAAATTCCCCTTCCAGTTGCGCCACGTCATAAATACTGAGATGATGGAACTCCACCCGAGAGGCCCCAGAACGCCGACAGCGATCGCGCGCCACCTCTAAGGCCCCCCCACTTAAATCAATCCCCGTAATCTGCGCCTCCGGGTTCAGATGCACCAAATATTCCGTTCCCACACCCGTCCCGCATCCCGCATCCAAAATCCGCACCGCCTGAGTTGCCGGTTTGCGCCCGGTGCAGAAGGCATAGGCAGCAGGCCAAGTCCAGCGCCAATTGTACCCCGGCGGCGGTTCATCCAGGAGGGCTTCCGGGGGAAACGGATAAGTATCATAAAGTTGTCTAACCGCAGCAGTAATCTGTTCAGAGTTCGGCATAATCGCAAGATGGTGGATGGATGATGGACAGAAATAGACCAGGGACGAAGGCGATCGCCAAGCCCCCTAATCCGCAACAAATCACAGGTTTGAAATTACCAATTTATAGTTTACAATTCAGAACGTAACAAAACTTATCTTTTTTCTCAGTTACGTGCCGCAATCCAATATGATGGCACGATAGCCGCTGGGTCAAAGTTCTACATAATTCTTAACATAAGAGGGGGTGATACCGAATCGTTTTAAGCTAAAAACTATGTCAAAGTAAACCCCCGATAGTGGGTGAAAGGACATGGGAAAGCCGAAGGGAGGAAGCCAACATTAAGGACAACCTGATCGACGTCAATCCTTCATCCTGACTCAGCGTGGCAATTTAAAGCGGCATCTAAACCCATTGATGCCACAAAATGATAATTCTATTGGGAGCTTTTGAAATCAGATGACTGTAAAGGCAAGTGGTGGAAGCTCAGTTGCGCGTCCGCAGCTCTATCAAACCGTACCCGTTGCGGCCATTTCCCAAGCGGAACAGCAAGACCGCTTTTTGGGAAAAAGCGAACTGACCGAACTCCAGACATTTTTCCAATCCGGAACCAAACGGCTGGAGATTGCTGAAGTTCTGACCAAAAATTCAGAACTGATCGTATCCCGTGCCGCCAACCGGATTTTCACAGGTGGATCGCCAATGGCGTTCCTAGAGAAGCCCAAAGAACCGATGGTGATTAATGCCCCCATCGGTGCGAATCAAGACACCAAACAGGGCATGATGCTCGGAACCACCACCTATGTGGAAAGCAAAGGTGGGTTCTTAGAAGGCTTGCGGAACATTTTCAGTTCCTCTAGCGGTCCCATCCCCTCCGGATTCCAACCGATTAATATTGCTCGGTATGGTCCCGGAAACATGACCAAATCTCTGCGGGATTTAAGCTGGTTCCTCCGTTATGTGACCTACGCAATGGTCGCTGGAGACCCGAACATCATTTCCGTGAACGTGCGCGGTTTGCGGGAAATCATTGAACGAGCCTGTTCTTCTTCGGCAACCCTAGTTGCATTGCAAGAAATGAAGGCAGCATCCTTGGGCTACTTCAAACAGGATGAAGTCAGCCGGACCCTAATCGCTGAATATTTCGAGGTTTTGATTACCGAATTCAAAGCCCCGACGCCTTCGGATAAAGTCCGTCAAACCGGCAGCAGTGACAAACAAGGCTTGCAATTGCCGCAAATCTACTTCATCGCTTCCGAACGTCGTCAGAAGTTCGTCATGAAGACGGGACTCTCGTCCTCGGAAAAAGAAGAGGTGATCAAAGCTGCTTATCGGCAAGTCTTTGAGCGGGATATTACTCGCGCCTACAGCTTGAGCGTCTCTTACCTGGAATCTCAGGTGAAGAACGGCACTATCTCGACGAAAGAGTTTATCCGGCGCTTGGGTCTGTCTCCCCTGTATCGGCAGCAGTTTTATGAAAAGTTTGTCAACAGCCGTGTGGTGGAATTGGCACACCGTCATTTCCTCGGTCGTGCTCTGAGTTCTCGCGAGGAGTTTAACAAATACTTTGCGATCGTGTCCCAAGGGGGTTTAGCCGCTTTGGTGAACGCCCTAGTCGATTCTCAGGAATATTCTGATTATTTCGGCGAGGAGACAGTCCCTTACCTGCGCGGTTTGGGCCAAGAGGCCCAAGAGTGCCGGAACTGGGGACCTCAGTTTGACCTGTTTAATTACAGCGCACCGTTCCGCAAGGTTCCCCAATTTATCACCCTGTTTGCGGACTACAATCGGCCTCTGCCGGATCAACACGCCTATGGTGTGGGGAATGACCCTCTGGAAATCCAGTTTGGGGCGATCTTCCCGAAAGAAACCCGCAATCCGAAAAACCGTCCGGCACCGTTTGGCAAAGATACTCGCCGGATCCTGATTCATCGAGGTCCTGGCATCAACAACCAACTGAGCAATCCAGCAGCGCGGGGTATGTCTCCGGGTTCTCTGGGTGCGAAGGCGATCAAACTGGATCAAATCCCCAGTGGACAGAAACAGTATGGTCAGCGCGGTGGGGTCAAATCCGTGCAAGGGGTGAGTGTTAAATACTCGGAAAGTTCGACTCAAGGGGTGATTACGGCAGCCTATCGCCAAGTGTTTGGCCGGGATGTCTATGATGCTCAACGGCTGAAGTTAGACGAGATTAAGCTGGAAAACGGGGATATTACTCTGCGCGAGTTTATCCGGGCTCTGGCGAAGTCTGATGTGTTCCGGAATCTGTATTGGAGTTCGCTTTATGTTTGTAAGGCGATCGAATACATTCACCGCCGTTTGTTAGGTCGCCCGACCTACGGACGTCAGGAAATGAATGCTTACTTTGATATTTGCTCCAAGAAGGGTTTCTATGCTCTTGTTGACGCGATGATCGATAGTAAGGAGTACGAGGAAGCCTTTGGGGAAGATACGATTCCTTATGAGCGCTATCTGACTCCGGGGGGTCAAGCCTTGCGATCGCTCCGAGTTGGCACGATCGGCGACAAGAACCTCAAAGTCGAGAAAGACGAACCCTCTCGCTTTATCGAACTCGGCACTGTTCCCGAGCGATCGATCCCCGAAATCGAAAACCGCATCGGCCAAGGGGTTGGCAAACGCCGCGAACAAACCAAGATGTTCAAGCTCACCAACCGCACTCCGGTGGAAGCCCAAGCAGTCATTCAAGCTGCTTACCGCCAAATTTTCGAGCGCGACCTCGATCCTTATGTGATCAAGAACGAGTTCAGCGTCATCGAAAGCAAACTGCGGAACGGTGAAATTACCGTTAAGGAGTTTATTGAAGGATTGGGGAATTCCAAGCTGTATGTCAAGCAGTTCTATACCCCCTATCCGAACACCAAGGTAATCGAACTGGGAACTAAGCATTTCTTAGGTCGTGCACCGCTGAACCAGCAGGAAATTCGCAAGTATAACCAAATTCTGGCGACCCAAGGGATCCGAGGATTTATCTCGGCAATGGTCAACAGTATGGAGTACCTGCAAGCGTTTAACGAGGATACGGTTCCGTATCGTCGCTTCCCGACCCTGCCTGCGGCGAACTTCCCGAATACGGAGAAGCTGTATAACCAGTTGACGAAGCAGAATAAAGACTTGGTAGTGCCAAGTTTTGATCCGGTCAACTCGACGATGGACCCGACCAAAGGCCCGCTGATGGCGAGTGCAATGGCATCCCAAGCAGCACATAAATTGGATGTGGTGCAAGTGGGACGGTCTGTGAGTGGGGTGATGCCGCAACGGTCTACGGCGAGCAAAGTGGCGCGGATTTATCGCGTGACGGAGCATAAAGACCCGGTGGAGATGGAAAGTGCGATCGATGCCATCTATCGTCAGGTGATGGATATCTACAGTGAAGAAATTCCCGCAGAATTCCGCCTGAATCACGCCGAAGCACAACTGATTCGCGGCGAAATCTCGGTCCGTCAGTTTGTGGGTCAGTTGGCCAGTTCTGAAGCCTACGAAGCTCGGTTTGTCAAGCCTTACCCGAGTTTAAAAGCGGCTGAATTACTCTGCCGTCACCTCTTGGGCCGCACTCCTGCAACCCCTGAAGTGGCTGAGTCTGAGCAACTGCTAACGGAAAGCGGTTTAGCCGCAGCAGTGACGACATTGGTAGAAGGTGCGGAATATAATCGCTATTTTGGCGAGAATGTTGTGCCTTATCCTCGTGCCTAGTTTTGAGGAGATGCAATTTTTGAGGGGAGATAAGTTGGATTAGATTTATCTTGTCTTGATCAGAGTTGGATAACCCAGTCTGGATGACAGGCTGGGTTTTTTTAGTCTACATTCCGCAGGTAAAATTGGAGGCGTTGCACAATGAGTAAGGATAGGGGGCAACCTCAAAAAACTCTTCTAAGAAACGGGGTTTCTGAGACAATTTCAATTACAAATTAGAGTTTTGATAGAAACCCGGTTTCTGAATCCAAGCCAAGAGACTATTGCTGGGCTTCCATATACGATCGCAGTAAACGATTAATCTCAGTCTGATAACTCTGACCTTGAGATTTAAACCAATCTAAAACATCACTATCAATACTTAAAGTGACTTGAGTTGTCGTCTGAGAATTAGGTAAACCTCGCCTAACTACTGCCTTAGCAACCATTTCGGGCGTAATTTCTGGACAATCAGAAAAATCAATTTCTTCATCAGTCATCTGGTCTAAGCGGTTCCAGTCAGTTTGAGAATTGCTCGAAGTAAATTTGTTGTTCATATTTAGTAGCTTTTCTCGCAGAAATAATCCGAATACATTCTTCTTATTCTGTATGGACAAAAGCGATCACTCGCCCTTGCAACAAACCAAAATTCACCAATCTTTGCTCTCCATAATTGAATCGGTCATCTTCAACCGTTACGATATCTCCATCAAACACAAGGGAAACATCAATAAAATCAATGCCATGTTTGCGGAGATTTGTAAGAGGTTTATTTCCATTTCATTCCAATTCTATGCCTTGATTGTTACTACATATTGTAACTAAATTTTCCCCAAAATTAATATTAACAGAATCAAATGCCGAAGTTTCCACCCCTCCAGCGAAGATGACCTCAGCAACCAGGCGATCGCGAAGCGTCTCGGAACAAGAATCGCCCTCATCCTCTATGAAGAACTCACCGATCCACCCATCACAGGACTTACGCATTTTTGCAGGACAGACCCTCAATATAGGGGCAATTCGCGAAACGCCTCTACAGAAACCGGGCTCATGGGTAAGTCCTGAATCAATCAGAAACATTGCAGTTTGACCCTATCCCATCACCGAATCGCTATAATCAAACCGTCCCCTAGTTTCTGGTCGATACTAACTATGCAACTTCAACCTCAAATCTATCCGCCCTTGGAAAATGGCGATCGCCTCAGCTACCGAGAATTTGAGCGACGTTACGCCGCCATGCCTACGGATCAGAAAGCCGAATTAATTGAAGGAGTCGTTTATATGGCATCACCCCTACGGTTTACCACCCATGCAGAACCCCACGGTCTGATCATCACCTGGTTAGGGGTTTACAAAGCCGCTACCCCCTCCACCGCAATGGGTATTGAACCCACCCTTCGCCTCGACTCGGACAACGAATTTCAACCCGATGGAGTGTTATTGATTCCAGGGGGAAGTTCTCAACTCACCTCAGAAGGCTACATCCAAGGCGCACCGGAATTAGTGGTGGAAATTGCAGCCAGTAGTGCGGCGATCGATTTAGGGGATAAAAAACGGGTGTATCGGCGCAATGGGGTGCAAGAATATCTAGTTTGGCAAATCTTCGACCAAAAACTAGATTGGTTTTATCTGGAAGAGGGTGTTTATCAGTCTCTTTCTCCCAATGAACAGGGGATTTTGTGCAGTCGAGTGTTTCCTGGTTTATGGTTAAACGGAACGCAATTGTTACAAAATAATCTCGCCGCCGTTTTGGAAACCCTACAAGCGGGATTGGCATCCCCAGAACATCAAGCCTTTATCAGTTAAGACCTCTTCACCGTCTGCTTTTACTGCGATTAGAATGGAGTCACCCCAAACAAATAGAGCAAGGAGAAATCGATGAATTTGCAAGAGCGACTGCAAGAGAAACGAGCGGAAATTTTGGCATTAGCCGCGAAGTATGGAGCCAGCAATATCCGTGTTTTTGGCTCGGTGGCAAGAGGGGAAGCAGATGCGGATAGTGATGTGGATTTTTTGGTGGAAATGCAGCCCGGACGGAGCTTGCTAGATATGGGTGGACTGCTGATGGAACTCCAAGAGTTACTAGGCTGCCGCGTTGATATTATGACGGAGAAGGGGTTACGTCGTAGAATTCGCCAACAAGTCCTAGGGGAAGCGATACCGTTATGAGAAGCGATCGCGAAAAATTACTTGATATGTTGGAAGCAATAGAACGCATTGAGAGATATGCCGTTCAGGGGCGATCGGCATTTGAGGAAAATGAACTCATCCAGACTTGGTTTACACAAAACCTCCAAATCATCGGAGAAGCTGCCCGGGCGCTGACTTCAGAAATCAGAAACCAGCATCCAGAAATACCCTGGACAAAAATCATCGGAATGCGAAATATATTAGCTCACAACTACTTTGAAATTGACTTTGATATGGTTTGGGTTGTCGTAGAGCAAGAACTTCCATCGCTCAAGCAAAGCATAGAAAATATTATGCAATTCTTAGAACACCCTGAATAACAGGAAGGTCATAGCAAAATAATCTCGCCGCAGTTTTGGAAACCCGACAAGCGAGATTGACATCCCCAGAACATCAAGCCTTTATCAGTTAAGAACCCTCTCCCCGTCGGCGCATCCACAAACAATAAACCCCTGTCAGCAACAACCATCCTAACGCACAGCCCAAAGGAGCGGACATCACCGGAACAGTCGGCACCGACTGCACCTGAACCTCAAGCCATTGATTAATCTGAGGTTCCACGAAATTACCATAGGCGTTTTCTAAAGCTTCCCGTTGCTTGACTTTATCTTGTAGCTCGTCCATCACTC includes:
- a CDS encoding class I SAM-dependent methyltransferase; the encoded protein is MPNSEQITAAVRQLYDTYPFPPEALLDEPPPGYNWRWTWPAAYAFCTGRKPATQAVRILDAGCGTGVGTEYLVHLNPEAQITGIDLSGGALEVARDRCRRSGASRVEFHHLSIYDVAQLEGEFDHINCVGVLHHLPDPIRGIQALATKLAPGGIMHIFVYAELGRWEIQLMQQAIALLQGEKSGDYQEGVKIGRKVFAALPENNRLVKREKERWSMENHRDANFADMYLHPQEIDYNIDTLFELIDASGLEFLGFSNPDYWDIERLLGQDSELMVEAQKLGDRARYRLIELLDPEITHYEFFLTRPPLVKMDWENDQALLKAIPEVSLCLQGWPSQHLFDYNYQLVTLSEDEFEFMKGCDANSQKGEGTKTVGEILAGGKLDLEGVRSLQKRQLILLSPSS
- a CDS encoding DUF4007 family protein — encoded protein: MIQTSLNRHIIDPPQSVNPVFARHETFHPRFGWLKKGFDKAKEDPGVFLAEDAPVRLGVGKNMVRSIRYWCKVFKLLADDRPTEFGYNLLEDDGWDPFLEDPASLWLLHWNLLKPPCDAAAWHYTFNQFRRVEFSQNDLFLAVSDYGQTLKKNIAESSINKDVSCILRMYVKQRSQTKVSEDSIDCPFTELGLIHTAGDSKYYTFRVNQKRNLPAEIVVAACLEYADWVGHGQRTIALSRLLYDSGSPGMVFKLPESAVCEAIERVARQWKAVALSESAGLIQFSFNEDPEVLAKDIIERYYNLRRGGNNND
- a CDS encoding BrnT family toxin, which produces MFDGDIVTVEDDRFNYGEQRLVNFGLLQGRVIAFVHTE
- a CDS encoding nucleotidyltransferase family protein, producing the protein MNLQERLQEKRAEILALAAKYGASNIRVFGSVARGEADADSDVDFLVEMQPGRSLLDMGGLLMELQELLGCRVDIMTEKGLRRRIRQQVLGEAIPL
- a CDS encoding Uma2 family endonuclease, which gives rise to MQLQPQIYPPLENGDRLSYREFERRYAAMPTDQKAELIEGVVYMASPLRFTTHAEPHGLIITWLGVYKAATPSTAMGIEPTLRLDSDNEFQPDGVLLIPGGSSQLTSEGYIQGAPELVVEIAASSAAIDLGDKKRVYRRNGVQEYLVWQIFDQKLDWFYLEEGVYQSLSPNEQGILCSRVFPGLWLNGTQLLQNNLAAVLETLQAGLASPEHQAFIS
- a CDS encoding phycobilisome rod-core linker polypeptide, whose amino-acid sequence is MTVKASGGSSVARPQLYQTVPVAAISQAEQQDRFLGKSELTELQTFFQSGTKRLEIAEVLTKNSELIVSRAANRIFTGGSPMAFLEKPKEPMVINAPIGANQDTKQGMMLGTTTYVESKGGFLEGLRNIFSSSSGPIPSGFQPINIARYGPGNMTKSLRDLSWFLRYVTYAMVAGDPNIISVNVRGLREIIERACSSSATLVALQEMKAASLGYFKQDEVSRTLIAEYFEVLITEFKAPTPSDKVRQTGSSDKQGLQLPQIYFIASERRQKFVMKTGLSSSEKEEVIKAAYRQVFERDITRAYSLSVSYLESQVKNGTISTKEFIRRLGLSPLYRQQFYEKFVNSRVVELAHRHFLGRALSSREEFNKYFAIVSQGGLAALVNALVDSQEYSDYFGEETVPYLRGLGQEAQECRNWGPQFDLFNYSAPFRKVPQFITLFADYNRPLPDQHAYGVGNDPLEIQFGAIFPKETRNPKNRPAPFGKDTRRILIHRGPGINNQLSNPAARGMSPGSLGAKAIKLDQIPSGQKQYGQRGGVKSVQGVSVKYSESSTQGVITAAYRQVFGRDVYDAQRLKLDEIKLENGDITLREFIRALAKSDVFRNLYWSSLYVCKAIEYIHRRLLGRPTYGRQEMNAYFDICSKKGFYALVDAMIDSKEYEEAFGEDTIPYERYLTPGGQALRSLRVGTIGDKNLKVEKDEPSRFIELGTVPERSIPEIENRIGQGVGKRREQTKMFKLTNRTPVEAQAVIQAAYRQIFERDLDPYVIKNEFSVIESKLRNGEITVKEFIEGLGNSKLYVKQFYTPYPNTKVIELGTKHFLGRAPLNQQEIRKYNQILATQGIRGFISAMVNSMEYLQAFNEDTVPYRRFPTLPAANFPNTEKLYNQLTKQNKDLVVPSFDPVNSTMDPTKGPLMASAMASQAAHKLDVVQVGRSVSGVMPQRSTASKVARIYRVTEHKDPVEMESAIDAIYRQVMDIYSEEIPAEFRLNHAEAQLIRGEISVRQFVGQLASSEAYEARFVKPYPSLKAAELLCRHLLGRTPATPEVAESEQLLTESGLAAAVTTLVEGAEYNRYFGENVVPYPRA
- a CDS encoding BrnA antitoxin family protein; protein product: MNNKFTSSNSQTDWNRLDQMTDEEIDFSDCPEITPEMVAKAVVRRGLPNSQTTTQVTLSIDSDVLDWFKSQGQSYQTEINRLLRSYMEAQQ
- a CDS encoding HepT-like ribonuclease domain-containing protein: MRSDREKLLDMLEAIERIERYAVQGRSAFEENELIQTWFTQNLQIIGEAARALTSEIRNQHPEIPWTKIIGMRNILAHNYFEIDFDMVWVVVEQELPSLKQSIENIMQFLEHPE